GTTGTCGATGGCGGTCACCAACATGCCACGGTTGACCAGTTGCCAGGTCCAGCCGCCGGGTGCTGCGCCGAGGTCGACACCGGTCATGTCGCCATGCAGGCGTTCGTCCCATTGGTCGCGAGGGATGAAGTGGTGCCAAGCCTCTTCCAGCTTGAGGGTCGAGCGGCTCGGCGCCTCACGCGGGAATTTCAAGCGCGGGATCCCCATCGGCCACATCGCCGAGTTGTTCGACTCGGCCAGGCCCATGAACACTTCGCGGCCACTCTTGAAGGTCAGCAGCAGGCGCGGCTTGTTCGGATCGTCCACCAGCTTGCCGGCGTTCAACAACGCCTTGCGCAGGTGCACTTCGAATTTCTTGCAGAAGTTCGAAAGCTCTTTGCCATCATTGGTGTCGACCATCTCTAGCCACAGGCTGCCGCACACCGGGAAGCCTTGCAGGTGGGCAAGGATGACGCTGATACGGTCGGTTTCCGGCAGGTCGATAAAAACCCCGCGCGCCCACTGCCTTGGGAAGATCAGCTCGGCAAAGCGCTGGCCGTGCATCAGGCGCTGGGCGCCGTCTTCTTCGGTGCAGACAAATTCGGCGCAGGCGCTGCCGGTCTTGGCCTTGGCATAGCCAGAAACGTTCAGGCGCGCGGCGTGTTCCGCGATCTCGGAACAGACTTCACCTTCAAAACCCGGGCGGCAGTGCATAAAAGGGTGTTCATCAACTCTCCTGGTGACTCGACAGACGTTGCGCTATCGCAATGTCTGTCATGAAAACGCGCGCATGATAGCTGAGTTCGGAACCTTGGACTTAACCATAGAGTCCAGTTATTAGCCTGCTAATGAAAACAGGGCTAACGTGATAGCTCTGTTCGTCCCGTCAGGTCCGTAGCCGTGCGGACCATAAGGAGTCGCGTCATGTCATCGTTTGATAGCCTGAGAACCCTTAAGACCCTTGAAATAGACACTAAAACCTACCACTACTTCAGCCTGCCCGAAGCCGCCAAGAGCCTGGGCGACCTGGACAAACTGCCAATGTCCCTCAAGGTGCTGCTGGAAAACCTGCTGCGCTGGGAAGACAACAAGACCGTCACCGGCGCCGACCTCAAGGCCATTGCCGCCTGGCTCAAAGAGCGCCAGTCCGACCGCGAGATCCAATACCGCCCCGCCCGCGTGCTGATGCAGGACTTTACCGGCGTGCCCGCCGTGGTCGACCTGGCCGCCATGCGCGCCGCCGTGGCCAAGGCCGGTGGCGACCCGCAGCGTATCAACCCGCTGTCGCCGGTGGACCTGGTGATCGACCACTCAGTGATGGTCGACAAGTTCGGCAACGCTGACGCGTTCGAGCAGAACGTCGACATCGAAATGCAGCGCAACGGCGAGCGCTACGCCTTCCTGCGCTGGGGCCAAAGCGCCTTCGACAACTTCAGCGTAGTGCCACCGGGCACCGGCATCTGCCACCAGGTCAACCTCGAATACCTGGGCCGCACTGTGTGGACCAAGGACGAAGACGGTCGCACCTATGCGTTCCCCGACACCCTGGTGGGCACCGACTCCCACACCACCATGATCAACGGCCTCGGCGTCCTCGGCTGGGGCGTGGGCGGGATCGAAGCGGAAGCGGCGATGCTCGGCCAGCCGGTGTCGATGCTGATCCCGGAAGTGATCGGCTTCAAGCTCACCGGCAAATTGAAGGAAGGCATCACCGCCACCGACCTGGTGCTGACCGTGACCCAGATGCTGCGCAAAAAAGGCGTGGTGGGTAAATTCGTCGAATTCTATGGCGACGGTCTGGCCGACCTGCCGCTGGCGGACCGCGCCACCATCGCCAACATGGCCCCGGAATACGGCGCCACCTGCGGCTTTTTCCCAGTGGATGAGGTGACGCTGGACTACCTGCGCCTGTCCGGTCGTCCGGCAGAAACCGTGAAGTTGGTGGAGGCTTACACCAAAGCCCAGGGCTTGTGGCGCAACGCGGGCCAGGAGCCTGTGTTCACCGACAGCCTGGCACTCGACATGGGCAGCGTCGAAGCCAGCCTCGCCGGGCCAAAGCGCCCGCAGGACCGCGTGGCATTGCCGAATGTCGGCCAGGCGTTCAGTGACTTCCTCGACCTGCAGTTCAAACCCACCAACAAGGAAGAAGGCCGCCTGGAAAGCGAAGGCGGTGGCGGTGTCGCCGTGGGCAATGCCGATCTGGTGGGCGAAACCGACTATGAGTACGACGGCCACACCTATCGCCTGAAAAACGGCGCCGTGGTGATCGCCGCGATCACCTCCTGCACCAACACTTCCAACCCCAGCGTGATGATGGCCGCCGGGCTCGTGGCTAAAAGCCGTGGAAAAAGGCCTGACGCGCAAGCCCTGGGTAAAAACCTCGCTGGCCCCTGGCTCCAAAGTGGTCACCGACTACTACAAGGCGGCGGGGCTCACCCAGTACCTCGACAAGCTCGGCTTCGATCTGGTGGGTTATGGCTGCACCACCTGCATCGGCAACTCCGGTCCGTTGCCCGAGCCGATTGAAAAGGCCATCCAGAAAGCCGACCTCGCCGTGGCTTCGGTGCTGTCCGGCAACCGCAACTTCGAAGGACGCGTGCACCCCCTGGTAAAAACCAACTGGCTGGCCTCACCGCCGCTGGTGGTGGCCTATGCGTTGGCCGGCACCGTGCGCATTGATATCAGCAGCGAGCCGCTGGGTAACGATCAGGACGGCAAGCCGGTGTACCTCAAGGACATCTGGCCTAGCAGCAAGGAAATTGCCGACGCCGTGGCACAGGTCAGCACCGGCATGTTTCACAAGGAATACGCGGAGGTGTTTGCCGGTGATGAGCAATGGCAGGCCATCGAAGTGCCGCAAGCCGCAACCTACGTGTGGCAGAAGGACTCCACCTACATCCAGCACCCACCGTTTTTTGACGATATCGCCGGGCCTTTGCCGGTGATCAAAGACGTCCGGGCCGCCAACGTACTGGCCCTGCTCGGCGATTCAGTGACCACCGACCACATCTCCCCCGCCGGCAACATCAAGGCCGACAGCCCCGCCGGCCGTTACCTGCGCGAACAAGGCGTGGAGCCACGCGACTTCAACTCCTACGGCTCACGCCGGGGTAACCATGAAGTGATGATGCGCGGCACGTTTGCCAACATCCGTATCCGCAACGAAATGCTCGGCGGCGAGGAAGGCGGCAACACGCTGTATATCCCGACCGGCGAGAAAATGGCGATCTACGATGCGTCGATGAAATACCAGGCCTCGGGCACGCCGCTGGTGGTGATCGCGGGCCAGGAATACGGCACGGGTTCAAGCCGCGACTGGGCGGCCAAGGGCACTAACCTGCTGGGGGTAAAAGCGGTGATCGCCGAGAGTTTCGAGCGCATCCACCGTTCCAACCTGGTGGGCATGGGCGTGTTGCCGTTGCAGTTCAAACTGGATCAGAACCGCAAGACGCTCAAGCTGAGCGGCAAGGAGAAGATCGATATCTTGGGGCTGACCGGCGCTGAGATCGTGCCTCGGATGAACCTGACACTGGTGATTACGCGGGAGGATGGCAGTACGGAGAAGGTCGAGGTGTTGTGCCGGATCGATACGCTGAATGAAGTGGAGTACTTCAAGGCGGGCGGCATCTTGCACTATGTACTTCGCCAGCTGATCGCCAGCTAAAGAACATTGGAGATCAAATGTGGGAGCTGGCTTGCCTGCGATTGCGGCAAGCCAGCCAGCATGGGTTTTACTGACATACCGCTATCGCAGGCAAGCCAGCTCCCACAGTTTTGATAGTGCTCTGATCAGAACAACCACTTCCACAGCAGCACCAGCACAACCACCGCCAGCACTGGCCGCGCAATCCGGTAAGCCTTGGGATGCTTGCGCTTCCACTGCTTCACCACCCCACTGAACTTGTCGCTGAAGGTCTTGCTCCAGGCATACGCCTGGTTGATCCCGCCTACACGCTCGTCATCCAGGTTCTGCGGCGCGGTCGCGCGGCCCAGCTGCTTGCTGACCCAGCGGTTGACGCGGGTCATCAGGCCATTGCTCAGCGGCCGCTCGATGTCGCAGAACAGGATCACACGGGTGTGTTCGGTCTCGTTTTTCACCCAATGCACATAGGTTTCGTCGAACATCACGTCTTCACCGTCGCGCCAGGCGTAGACCTGACCGTCGACGAAGATGCGGCAGTCGTCGGAATTTGGCGTGGACAACCCCAGGTGATAACGCAGGGAACCGGCGAACGGGTCGCGGTGCGGGTTCAGGTGGCTGCCACCCGGCAACAGCGCGAACATCGCACCTTTCACGTTGGGAATGCTGCTGACCAGGGCCACGGTTTTCGGGCACAGCGCCTCGGCCGATGGCAGTGGCTTGTCGTACCACTTGAGGTAGAAACGCTTCCAGCCCTTCTTGAAGAACGAACCGAAGCCAGCGTCGTTGTTCTTTTCGGCGGCGCGAATGTAACCCTCGTCGAACAGGTGCATCGCCTCTTCGCGGATCACTTCCCAGTTGTCCTTGAGCACGTCCAGTTCCGGGAATTTGCTGCGATCCAGGTACGGCTTGGACGGCACCGCCGAAAACAGGTACATCAAGGCGTTATACGGGGCGAACAGCGCCGAATGGTTGACGAATTGGCGCAACAACGGCAAACGGGCCTTGCCGCGCAAGTGCACATACAGCGTGCTGCCTATAAATAACGCCAGCACCGACAGTTTGGCGGCCAAAGAAAAGGTCATGCAGCAACTCCTGAAAATAAGCGCCTAGCCAACAGCAGACATAGCAGCCGGCCATGATAAACAGTTGGGCCAGTATGCAGAAGGCCCGGGTTATCGGCGCTGACTCAAATCAAGCCTGGTTTTCTTGCTCGGTAAACAAATCGCTGAACAGCATGCTCGACAGGTAACGCTCACCGGAGTCCGGCAGGATCACCACGATGGTCTTGCCCTGCATCTCCGGTTTCTCGGCCAGACGCACCGCCACGGCCATCGCCGCGCCGCACGAGATACCGCACAGAATCCCCTCTTCCTGCATCAAGCGCAGGGCCATGGCCTTGGACTCTTCATCGCTCGCCAGCTCAACCCGGTCAACCATCGACAGGTCGAGGTTCTTGGGCACAAAACCGGCGCCGATGCCTTGGATCTTGTGGGGCTGGGCTTGATCTCATCGCCGGCCAACGCCTGGGTAATCACCGGCGACACAATCGGCTCGACGGCCACCGACAGAATCGGCTTGCCTGCAATGTTCTTGATATAGCGCGATACACCGGTAATGGTGCCACCGGTGCCTACGCCCGCCACCAGCACATCGATTGCGCCATCGGTGTCGTTCCAGATTTCCGGGCCGGTGGTTTTTTCGTGGATCGCCGGGTTGGCCGGATTTTCGAACTGGCCCGGCATAAAGTACTGGGCCGGGTCGCTGGCAACGATTTCAGCAGCCTTTTCAATGGCGCCCTTCATGCCCTTGGCTGGCTCGGTCAGTACCAGTTCCGCGCCCAAGGCCTTGAGAACCTTACGACGCTCGATGCTCATGGACGCCGGCATGGTCAGCAGCAACTTGTAGCCACGGGCAGCGGCAACAAACGCCAGGCCGATCCCGGTGTTACCCGACGTCGGTTCTACAATGGTCATGCCCGGCTTGAGTTTGCCGGTGCTTTCCGCGTCCCAGATCATGTTGGCACCAATGCGGCACTTTACCGAGTAGCCTGGGTTACGCCCTTCGATCTTGGCCAGGATGGTCACGCCACGCGGTGCGATACGGTTGATCTGAACCAGGGGCGTATTACCGATGGAGTGCGCGTTGTCTGCAAAGATACGGCTCATGACGGGTCCTATTTGGC
The Pseudomonas poae DNA segment above includes these coding regions:
- the rlmM gene encoding 23S rRNA (cytidine(2498)-2'-O)-methyltransferase RlmM; this encodes MHCRPGFEGEVCSEIAEHAARLNVSGYAKAKTGSACAEFVCTEEDGAQRLMHGQRFAELIFPRQWARGVFIDLPETDRISVILAHLQGFPVCGSLWLEMVDTNDGKELSNFCKKFEVHLRKALLNAGKLVDDPNKPRLLLTFKSGREVFMGLAESNNSAMWPMGIPRLKFPREAPSRSTLKLEEAWHHFIPRDQWDERLHGDMTGVDLGAAPGGWTWQLVNRGMLVTAIDNGPMAESLMDTGLVQHLMADGFTFVPKQPVDWMVCDIVEKPARNAALLETWIGEGHCREAVVNLKLPMKQRYAEVKRLLERIEEGFKARGIRVEIGCKQLYHDREEVTCHLRRLETAKKPKNR
- a CDS encoding aspartyl/asparaginyl beta-hydroxylase domain-containing protein, which produces MTFSLAAKLSVLALFIGSTLYVHLRGKARLPLLRQFVNHSALFAPYNALMYLFSAVPSKPYLDRSKFPELDVLKDNWEVIREEAMHLFDEGYIRAAEKNNDAGFGSFFKKGWKRFYLKWYDKPLPSAEALCPKTVALVSSIPNVKGAMFALLPGGSHLNPHRDPFAGSLRYHLGLSTPNSDDCRIFVDGQVYAWRDGEDVMFDETYVHWVKNETEHTRVILFCDIERPLSNGLMTRVNRWVSKQLGRATAPQNLDDERVGGINQAYAWSKTFSDKFSGVVKQWKRKHPKAYRIARPVLAVVVLVLLWKWLF